Proteins co-encoded in one Planctomicrobium piriforme genomic window:
- a CDS encoding site-2 protease family protein, whose product MRWFPLRDPPVSMDIRQNPLWLSLPLGRHFRTDVRISLWFPIVALIFCGQLGFRLGLIVTGILFASILLHEFAHVFAARRTGGSGSEILIWPLGGLAFVSPAPNFYSEFWTVAAGPIVNLMICLLCVPAIATAHLFHQALSLLTLPAVDLVNNMPQALLLLTFSLNLKLLVLNLLPIYPLDGGQMAFNAAKLTWDRQTARIGTLWVGMILSIIITMVGWYLESSSLIFLGSVLMMLGTYEHLAAQMARPFDDSFMGYDFSQGYTSLEGRDDREVRQPGPIERWRRQRAQRKREKELLQKLETERRVDELLDKVHQHGMTSLTDAERRFLQRASGRYRSPGKE is encoded by the coding sequence ATGCGCTGGTTTCCCCTTCGCGACCCGCCGGTTTCCATGGATATTCGCCAGAACCCCCTGTGGTTGAGCCTCCCCCTCGGAAGACACTTCCGGACGGACGTGCGGATCAGTCTCTGGTTTCCCATCGTCGCCCTGATTTTTTGCGGGCAGCTTGGCTTCCGCCTCGGGCTGATCGTCACTGGAATTCTCTTCGCCAGTATTCTGCTCCACGAATTTGCCCACGTTTTTGCCGCGCGACGCACTGGCGGCTCTGGCAGCGAAATTCTCATCTGGCCGCTCGGTGGTCTGGCCTTTGTCAGTCCCGCGCCGAATTTCTATTCGGAGTTCTGGACGGTTGCGGCCGGTCCGATTGTGAATTTGATGATTTGCCTGCTCTGCGTGCCGGCGATTGCGACAGCCCATCTGTTTCATCAGGCGTTGTCGCTGCTGACGCTACCCGCGGTTGACCTGGTGAACAACATGCCCCAGGCCCTGCTGCTGCTGACTTTTTCCCTGAATCTCAAACTACTGGTCCTCAACCTGCTCCCGATCTATCCGCTTGATGGCGGGCAAATGGCTTTCAATGCGGCGAAGCTCACCTGGGACCGCCAGACTGCCAGAATCGGCACGCTCTGGGTCGGAATGATCCTGTCGATCATCATCACAATGGTGGGCTGGTACCTCGAATCCAGCAGCCTGATTTTCCTGGGTTCTGTCCTCATGATGCTGGGCACCTATGAGCATCTCGCGGCACAAATGGCCCGCCCTTTCGACGACTCGTTCATGGGCTACGACTTCTCGCAGGGCTACACGAGCCTTGAAGGCCGCGACGACCGCGAAGTCCGACAGCCAGGCCCGATCGAACGCTGGCGTCGGCAACGGGCACAGCGGAAACGCGAGAAAGAACTGCTGCAGAAACTCGAAACCGAACGCCGCGTCGACGAACTGCTCGACAAAGTCCACCAGCACGGCATGACCTCCCTGACCGACGCCGAACGCCGCTTCCTGCAACGCGCCAGCGGCCGGTACCGGAGTCCGGGGAAGGAGTGA
- a CDS encoding DUF1559 domain-containing protein, whose translation MLPAFTRTLRSLYLRKRNGSLPASRVRRPFRKSGFTLIELLVVIAIIAVLIALLLPAVQQAREAARRSTCRNNMKQIGLALHNYHDAAKLFPPGSIDYTFTATSPPTPKNFMGPLVMILPYIDQGSIYNSLDFNVSYAAPVNTTHAGKLITSYVCPSYAGEKFCDEFGYQGYATTRKALTCYLGNAGYATSGTAISFASPTALAENRKGVFLANSNTALSDILDGSSNTFLYGEFRPSIFLDMGYTTCFNERFSPWARGIVLTGSGAVKAAYYGPNQVPPKSVPQDQNSDVTVLPFSSQHTGGVHMLYADGRVGFVGDNTDITVYRSLASIKGNEIVRNID comes from the coding sequence ATGCTGCCAGCGTTCACCCGGACACTTCGTTCTCTCTACTTACGCAAACGGAACGGGAGCCTGCCCGCCTCCCGTGTTCGGCGGCCCTTTCGCAAGTCGGGTTTCACGCTGATTGAGCTGCTGGTGGTGATCGCGATCATCGCCGTGCTGATCGCCCTGCTGCTCCCCGCCGTGCAGCAAGCCCGTGAAGCCGCGCGGCGATCGACATGCCGCAACAACATGAAACAGATCGGACTGGCCCTCCACAACTACCACGACGCCGCAAAACTGTTCCCTCCTGGCAGCATCGACTACACCTTTACAGCGACATCGCCGCCGACGCCCAAGAACTTTATGGGTCCGCTCGTGATGATACTGCCTTATATCGACCAAGGCAGTATATACAATTCGCTGGATTTCAATGTCAGCTACGCAGCACCGGTCAACACCACTCACGCCGGCAAGCTGATTACTAGCTATGTTTGCCCTTCTTATGCCGGCGAGAAATTCTGCGACGAATTCGGCTATCAAGGGTATGCGACAACCAGAAAAGCTCTGACGTGCTATCTGGGAAACGCCGGCTATGCCACCTCAGGCACTGCGATTTCATTCGCATCCCCGACAGCACTCGCGGAGAACCGCAAGGGGGTTTTTCTGGCAAACAGCAACACCGCTCTTTCCGACATCCTCGATGGCAGCAGCAATACGTTTTTGTATGGTGAATTCCGGCCTTCGATTTTCCTCGACATGGGGTACACCACCTGCTTCAACGAACGCTTCAGCCCCTGGGCTCGCGGTATCGTGCTGACCGGATCTGGCGCGGTCAAAGCAGCTTACTACGGACCAAATCAGGTGCCGCCGAAGTCTGTCCCGCAGGACCAGAACAGCGATGTCACCGTCTTGCCTTTCAGTTCGCAGCATACCGGCGGGGTCCATATGCTTTATGCAGATGGACGAGTGGGTTTTGTCGGCGACAACACCGACATTACTGTTTATCGCTCTCTCGCGAGCATCAAAGGCAATGAGATCGTCCGCAACATCGACTGA
- the tig gene encoding trigger factor produces the protein MAKSSEKPVVEEEAVATAEADESPARMALNVKIEDIGPCKKHVRVSVPRASIDEVFGTILDDYAVRAAVPGFRVGHVPTDLVKKRFKTELAEQVKQRVLMASLEQLGDETELEPINEPNLDLDSIEIPEVGDFEYEFDVEVRPQFDMPKYKGLKIERPARPIGDKEVDAYLDQFLQQYGQLVPVDAPAQAGDFVTVNIDITLNGEPVAKMEDVSIRVRPKLRFQDAELAGFDKFMSGATAGETRETDLTVSMEADAIELRGETVHAKFTVLDVKRLETPALDQGFLNRIGATTQDDLRDQVKGMLERQMKYEQRQACRRQVLEKITDSANWELPEDLVSKQVDNALRREILEMRQAGFTSKEILARENDLRQRSLTMTRQNLKEHFVLDRLAEEEKLEVTADDINAEIAMMAMSRGENPRRVRARLIKSGMIENLEAQIRERKAVDIILDHADFVDVPMPASMETEVEALNRSICGSPSVEAEEAPHDHDHDHDHGGHDHDHN, from the coding sequence ATGGCGAAGTCATCAGAGAAGCCGGTCGTCGAAGAAGAAGCTGTTGCCACCGCCGAGGCCGATGAGTCTCCGGCACGCATGGCCCTGAATGTCAAAATCGAAGACATCGGGCCCTGCAAAAAGCACGTTCGGGTGAGCGTTCCCCGTGCGTCCATTGATGAAGTGTTCGGCACGATTCTGGACGACTATGCCGTCCGCGCCGCCGTCCCGGGCTTCCGCGTCGGCCACGTCCCGACCGATCTGGTCAAGAAGCGTTTCAAGACCGAACTCGCCGAACAGGTCAAGCAGCGGGTGCTGATGGCCAGTCTCGAGCAGCTTGGCGATGAAACCGAACTCGAACCGATCAACGAACCGAACCTCGACCTCGACAGCATCGAGATCCCGGAAGTCGGCGATTTCGAATACGAATTCGACGTCGAAGTCCGTCCGCAGTTCGATATGCCCAAGTACAAAGGGCTGAAGATCGAACGCCCTGCCCGTCCGATCGGCGACAAGGAAGTGGACGCTTACCTCGATCAGTTCCTGCAGCAGTACGGACAGCTTGTTCCGGTCGACGCTCCCGCTCAGGCTGGCGACTTCGTCACCGTGAACATCGACATCACGCTGAACGGCGAACCGGTCGCGAAGATGGAAGATGTCAGCATTCGGGTTCGCCCCAAGCTGCGGTTCCAGGATGCGGAACTGGCCGGGTTCGACAAATTCATGTCGGGTGCGACTGCCGGCGAAACCCGCGAAACCGACCTCACCGTGTCGATGGAAGCGGATGCGATCGAACTTCGCGGCGAAACCGTGCATGCCAAATTTACTGTTCTCGACGTCAAGCGTCTCGAAACGCCGGCTCTCGATCAGGGCTTCCTGAACCGAATTGGCGCCACCACGCAGGACGACCTCCGCGATCAGGTCAAGGGGATGCTCGAACGGCAGATGAAGTACGAGCAACGACAGGCTTGCCGTCGTCAGGTGCTCGAGAAGATCACCGATTCGGCCAACTGGGAATTGCCGGAAGACCTCGTCAGCAAACAGGTGGACAACGCGCTGCGTCGCGAAATCCTGGAAATGCGACAGGCCGGGTTCACCTCGAAAGAAATTCTGGCTCGTGAAAACGACCTGCGTCAGCGGTCGCTCACCATGACCCGCCAGAACCTGAAAGAACACTTCGTGCTGGACCGTCTGGCCGAAGAAGAAAAACTGGAAGTCACCGCCGACGACATCAACGCCGAAATCGCGATGATGGCCATGTCACGCGGAGAAAACCCGCGTCGCGTGCGTGCCCGGCTGATCAAGTCCGGCATGATCGAAAACCTCGAAGCCCAGATTCGCGAACGTAAAGCCGTCGACATCATTCTCGACCACGCCGACTTCGTGGACGTACCGATGCCAGCCAGCATGGAGACGGAAGTCGAGGCGCTGAACCGCTCGATCTGCGGGAGCCCGTCGGTCGAAGCGGAAGAAGCTCCTCACGATCATGACCACGATCACGATCATGGCGGACACGACCACGACCACAACTAG
- a CDS encoding thioredoxin family protein, which yields MVRLESQCRRFFISLVSLVCLAGCAQAPEPPPVVPEPPVAAPALPTPPAMPGGAPGPAVPEQAPPAPPPVPRADIYDPLANGEELIAKALERARLRDTHVLIEWGGNWCGWCHKLHHEFNQNELIQPLVAEEFELVLIDAGENQELLKKYGGEDADFAYPHLTVLNADGKVLTNQETGSLEIGPRHDPEKVAAFLKKWSPEQKDAETLLQAALSQAKAENKSVLLHVGDPYCGWCVRLSRFLHGHQEQFAKDYVLLHVDTQRMLHGQAVADRFQPKAGNIGHPWMAILAADGTTRSSSIDAAGENIGCPSSPEEIEHFLTMLRSTRQQLTDQELDQFSLELNQERERREQKRLDQLVAPKN from the coding sequence ATGGTCCGACTTGAGTCCCAGTGTCGTCGATTCTTCATTTCGCTGGTCTCGCTGGTCTGTCTCGCAGGCTGCGCCCAGGCTCCAGAGCCGCCGCCAGTGGTTCCAGAGCCTCCTGTTGCAGCGCCGGCATTGCCCACGCCGCCAGCGATGCCGGGTGGCGCTCCCGGCCCTGCTGTTCCCGAGCAAGCCCCTCCCGCGCCGCCCCCAGTTCCTCGCGCTGACATCTATGACCCACTCGCCAACGGCGAAGAATTGATCGCCAAGGCGCTGGAGCGAGCCCGACTCCGCGACACGCATGTCCTGATCGAATGGGGCGGCAACTGGTGCGGCTGGTGCCACAAGCTGCATCACGAATTCAATCAGAACGAACTGATTCAGCCGCTGGTTGCCGAAGAGTTCGAGCTGGTGCTGATCGATGCCGGGGAAAATCAGGAACTACTGAAAAAGTACGGCGGAGAAGACGCCGACTTCGCATACCCGCATCTCACCGTTCTCAATGCAGACGGCAAGGTTCTGACCAACCAGGAAACGGGATCACTGGAAATCGGCCCGCGTCACGACCCTGAGAAGGTCGCGGCGTTCCTCAAAAAGTGGTCGCCTGAGCAGAAAGACGCCGAGACCTTGCTGCAGGCAGCATTGAGCCAGGCCAAGGCCGAGAACAAGTCCGTTCTTCTGCATGTCGGCGACCCATATTGCGGGTGGTGCGTCCGACTCAGTCGTTTCCTGCACGGGCATCAGGAGCAGTTCGCGAAAGATTATGTGCTGCTGCACGTCGACACCCAGCGCATGCTCCACGGGCAAGCAGTGGCCGACCGCTTCCAGCCCAAAGCAGGCAACATCGGCCATCCGTGGATGGCCATTCTCGCCGCGGACGGAACAACCAGGTCCAGTTCTATTGATGCCGCAGGCGAGAACATCGGCTGTCCGTCGTCACCAGAGGAAATTGAGCACTTTCTGACGATGCTGCGTTCGACGCGCCAGCAACTGACGGATCAGGAACTCGATCAATTCTCACTCGAGCTGAACCAGGAACGCGAACGCCGCGAACAAAAACGCCTCGATCAACTGGTCGCGCCGAAAAATTGA
- a CDS encoding proline--tRNA ligase: MRWSQTFIPTMKEDPADAEIPSHKLMLRAGLIRQLMAGAYTYLPLGYRALRKAENIVRQEMDNAGAVELFMPALQPIELFERTGRINSFGNVLIKFEVTRRGNKVPMALGPTHEEVVTDLIARHISSYRQLPLTVYQIQTKFRNEERPRFGVLRTSEFLMKDAYSFSTSVEQLDDAYRKMYDAYVRIFARCGLEAIPVEAESGPIGGDASHEFMIPASAGEDSILRCRDCGYGANVERAETGRKRAKAAPPAADAKGIAEIATPGAGSIDAVCKALKCKPHKMIKTLIYKADDKTVAVLIRGDHDANENKIRRALGAKTVELADEATILAVTGAPTGFAGPVGIKCDIIADHDIPLLQAAITGANKVDAHFVNVCLGRDYQLPVTAEGDYETFDLRNAAADDPCPRSAGKLELVHGIEVGHVFKLGTKYTVALDATFLDEKEQRHPIIMGCYGIGVNRIIAGLAETKHDENGLIWPMSVAPYEVLVVPLNVTDPQVMEAAEKIYTQLKGQGVDVLMDDRDARPGFKLKDADLIGIPLRVVIGGKGLKDGVAEIKWRTAADPVLIKLDMTVNEVTQMVKTARQ, from the coding sequence GTGCGCTGGTCTCAGACGTTTATCCCGACCATGAAGGAAGATCCCGCGGATGCGGAGATCCCCAGTCACAAGCTCATGTTGCGCGCGGGGCTGATCCGCCAGTTGATGGCTGGAGCCTACACCTACCTGCCGCTCGGTTACCGCGCCCTCCGTAAGGCGGAAAATATTGTCCGCCAGGAGATGGACAACGCCGGGGCCGTCGAACTGTTCATGCCCGCCCTGCAGCCGATTGAACTGTTCGAACGGACCGGCCGCATCAACTCGTTCGGCAATGTGCTCATCAAGTTCGAAGTCACCCGTCGCGGCAACAAGGTGCCGATGGCGCTCGGGCCGACGCATGAGGAAGTCGTCACCGACCTGATTGCCCGGCACATCAGCAGTTACCGGCAGTTGCCGCTCACGGTCTATCAGATCCAGACCAAGTTCCGGAATGAGGAACGACCGCGGTTCGGCGTGCTGCGGACCAGCGAATTTCTGATGAAAGACGCCTACAGCTTCAGCACATCGGTCGAGCAACTCGACGATGCATATCGGAAAATGTACGACGCCTACGTCCGCATTTTCGCCCGTTGCGGACTGGAAGCGATTCCGGTCGAAGCAGAGAGCGGCCCGATCGGGGGCGACGCGTCGCACGAGTTCATGATCCCCGCGTCCGCAGGGGAAGACTCAATTCTCCGCTGTCGTGACTGTGGCTACGGCGCGAACGTCGAACGGGCCGAAACCGGCCGTAAACGGGCCAAAGCCGCTCCTCCAGCCGCCGATGCGAAAGGGATCGCTGAAATCGCGACCCCAGGCGCCGGCAGCATCGACGCCGTCTGCAAGGCGCTCAAGTGCAAGCCGCACAAGATGATCAAAACGCTCATCTACAAGGCGGATGACAAGACGGTGGCCGTGCTGATTCGCGGCGACCACGACGCCAACGAGAACAAGATCCGCCGCGCCCTCGGTGCGAAAACGGTGGAACTGGCCGACGAGGCGACGATTCTGGCGGTCACTGGCGCACCGACTGGCTTTGCCGGCCCGGTCGGCATCAAGTGTGACATCATCGCCGACCATGACATTCCCCTGCTGCAGGCAGCCATCACGGGAGCCAACAAGGTCGACGCCCATTTCGTCAACGTCTGCCTCGGCCGGGACTATCAGCTTCCGGTCACTGCGGAAGGAGACTACGAGACCTTCGACCTGCGGAATGCGGCTGCGGACGATCCTTGTCCCCGCAGCGCCGGGAAGCTGGAACTGGTCCACGGGATCGAAGTGGGCCACGTCTTCAAGCTGGGGACGAAGTACACCGTGGCGCTCGATGCCACCTTCCTCGACGAGAAAGAACAGCGGCATCCGATTATCATGGGCTGCTATGGCATCGGCGTGAACCGGATTATCGCCGGTCTGGCCGAAACGAAGCATGACGAGAACGGCCTCATCTGGCCGATGTCGGTCGCTCCATATGAAGTGCTGGTCGTCCCGCTGAACGTCACCGATCCACAGGTGATGGAAGCAGCCGAGAAGATCTACACCCAGCTCAAAGGGCAGGGGGTCGACGTTCTCATGGACGACCGCGACGCCCGACCCGGCTTCAAACTGAAGGACGCCGACCTGATCGGGATTCCTCTGCGAGTGGTCATCGGCGGCAAAGGTCTGAAAGACGGCGTCGCCGAAATCAAGTGGCGAACCGCGGCTGATCCTGTTCTGATCAAGCTGGATATGACAGTGAACGAAGTGACGCAGATGGTGAAAACGGCGAGGCAATAG
- a CDS encoding DUF1254 domain-containing protein, producing the protein MNPYFPRFIACFFTLLSLNAKPTSAQAELKIPLAEVTQIAEEAFIYGYPLVMNYGTVYEYAVDKQGKNFKAPFNVLYNTARVYTPADTTIVTPNSDTPYSFVTADLRAEPLVLTLPAIEKDRYYSVQLIDLYTDNFGYMGSRTTGNGGGTYMVTGPNWKGTVPAGVAKVFPCETEFAILLIRTQLFGPADLENVKKIQAGYKAQPLSQYLGQPAPPQAATIDWPMIDKFQAAKDPFEYLAFILQFCPTTGAAAVEQPLRERFKQIGIAAGQPVAANKYTEVEKAAIGAGIRQGLAKIKESIVTFGKDENGWRVGSPFGDRAFFHGDWLKRAGSAMAGIYGNNAVEALYPILSLDSAGQHPNSGEHNYMLTFPAGQLPPCNAFWSVTMYDGKTQLLIENPIDRYLINSPMLPNLKKNTDGSITLYVQKDSPGKDHESNWLPAPNGLMYVVMRLYWPKEEALSGKWQPPAMVVGK; encoded by the coding sequence GTGAATCCTTATTTCCCTCGATTCATCGCGTGCTTCTTCACTCTGCTGTCTCTAAACGCGAAGCCCACTTCTGCTCAGGCCGAACTGAAGATTCCTCTCGCTGAGGTGACGCAGATCGCCGAGGAGGCGTTCATTTACGGGTATCCGCTCGTGATGAACTATGGCACCGTGTACGAATATGCCGTCGACAAGCAGGGCAAGAACTTTAAGGCGCCGTTCAACGTCTTGTACAACACCGCCCGCGTCTACACGCCGGCCGACACCACCATCGTCACGCCGAACAGCGATACGCCGTACTCGTTCGTCACGGCCGATCTGCGGGCCGAGCCGCTGGTCTTGACGCTGCCTGCCATCGAGAAAGACCGCTACTACAGCGTGCAATTAATCGATCTGTATACCGACAACTTCGGATACATGGGGAGCCGGACGACTGGCAACGGCGGCGGCACCTACATGGTCACAGGGCCGAACTGGAAAGGGACCGTTCCGGCGGGCGTCGCGAAGGTCTTTCCGTGCGAAACGGAGTTCGCCATTCTGTTGATTCGCACGCAGCTCTTCGGTCCGGCTGACCTGGAGAACGTGAAGAAGATTCAAGCTGGCTACAAGGCGCAGCCGCTCTCTCAATACCTCGGCCAACCGGCGCCGCCACAGGCTGCGACGATTGACTGGCCGATGATCGACAAATTCCAGGCGGCGAAAGATCCGTTTGAGTACCTGGCCTTCATCCTGCAATTCTGCCCGACGACCGGAGCTGCCGCGGTCGAGCAGCCCTTGCGCGAACGGTTCAAACAAATTGGGATCGCCGCCGGTCAGCCGGTGGCCGCCAACAAATATACTGAGGTGGAGAAAGCTGCGATTGGGGCTGGGATTCGCCAGGGGCTGGCGAAGATCAAGGAGAGCATCGTCACTTTTGGCAAGGACGAAAACGGCTGGCGAGTGGGGAGTCCCTTCGGCGATCGGGCATTCTTTCACGGCGACTGGCTGAAACGTGCCGGCTCGGCGATGGCGGGCATCTACGGCAACAACGCGGTGGAAGCACTCTATCCGATCCTGAGTCTGGACAGCGCCGGGCAACACCCGAACTCCGGCGAACACAATTACATGCTCACGTTTCCCGCCGGACAACTGCCGCCATGCAATGCGTTCTGGTCAGTCACGATGTACGACGGGAAGACGCAACTGTTGATCGAAAACCCGATCGACCGCTACCTGATCAACTCGCCCATGCTGCCAAATCTGAAGAAGAACACCGACGGCTCGATCACGCTGTACGTGCAGAAAGATTCGCCAGGCAAAGACCACGAATCAAACTGGCTCCCGGCCCCGAACGGCCTGATGTATGTCGTGATGCGACTCTACTGGCCGAAAGAAGAAGCACTCAGCGGAAAATGGCAGCCGCCGGCGATGGTGGTGGGGAAGTGA